In Nostoc sphaeroides, the genomic window CGTTCCCTAAGTAATAGTGAGCCTCTGCATATTTGGGATCAAAGCTAATAGATTTTTTGTACTGAGTAACCGCTTCTGCTAGCTCACCTCGATCGTACAGAGCATTTCCCAGACGGGTATAAGTTGGGGCATAATTGGGTTTGAGGCGAATAGCTGCTGTATATTCGGTGGCTGCTTCTGTGAGCTTGCCTTGAGCGTAGAAAGCATTTCCTAAGTTATAGTGAGCGTCTGCATAGTTGGGTTCAAGGGTGATAGCTTTTTTATATTGTGCGATCGCAGCTTCTAACTGATTGAGTCTTGCTAAAGTCAAACCCAAATTAAAGTATGCTCCAGAGTTTTTCGGATCGAGGCTAATGGCTTTTTTGTAAATAGCGATCGCTTCTTGTGGTTTACCTTGATCGTCGAGAGTATTTGCCAAAGCAATATAAGCTTGGGCAAAGTTGGGTTCTAGTTCAATTGCTTTGCGAAAAGCCGCTTCTGCTCCTTTAAAATCTCCTTGTTTATAGAGATTGGTTCCTTGCTCAAAGTTAGCAACTGCGTTTTTGTTATTAGCAGCTGCTGCGTGATCTGAGCTTGGAATTTTTGATAAAACAACGCGAATATCTTTACCAAAGGCAGTATTCCCATTACTCAAACACAAGCCGATAATAGCTGCTACCATTAGATTCTTGTTTTTCAGCATTTTTATTACCTTATCTGCTTGGTTTACATATAAATTTCGCACTGCTTTTCTATCCCGCCTCGGAATTAATTCCGAGTCTCATAGCTGAAGTCCACTAAGCGTGGACTAAATGATCAATTCAGTCCACGCTTAGTGGACTTTCGCTATCAGCCCTGAACTTCAGTTCTGGGCGGGATTGCCTGTGTGTGTGACAGGAGGGGAGTAAAAACGTACCTTTGGCGGAGTTCTACCAGGAATTATAAGTTATTAACCTAACTTGATACAAGTCTACTTCCATATAATTGTCCATTTGTACACAATAGCTGAGGCTTTAATTAATTAGGTAATTGCTGACACTTTTGCTTCAACAAGTTGAGCAATGGCTGCAATTAATTCTTCTGGGTTAAAAGGCTTAGGTAAATGCATCTGAAACCCAGCTTTTAGTGCTTCTTCCTGGTCATCATTTCTAGCAAAAGCCGTCAAAGCGATCGCTGGAATTTGTCCACCTTGTTCTGGTGTCCAAGTTCTCACTTTACGTATTAACATATAGCCATCCATATCGGGCATACTAATATCGCTGACCAACACATCTAGCTTTACCTGTGCTAGAGTTTGTAATGCTTCATAAGCAGAAGATAAAGAGATAACAAAAGCCCCATCTTGCTCTAAAACAAAAGCAGTAAAATCTAGAGAATCAGGCTCATCATCGACAACTAAAACCCGAATGCCAGCGAGAGGTAAAGACTTAGGAATTAATAATACAGGATAGTTTTGTTCATCCGTCAATCTTAGGTTTTCATCTTGCAGAAGTGGCAAACTAACAGTAAATGTTGCCCCTTTATCTTCACCGTGGCTATCTGCTTTGACAATGCCGCCATGTATCTCGATGATATTACGCACAATTGCCAATCCCAATCCTAATCCACCAAAATTTCTCGTAGAGGTGCTATCTGCTTGGCGGAAGTAATCAAACACGAATGGCAAAAATTCAGCGCTAATTCCCTTACCTGTATCGCTAACTATGATTTGAGCATAGCCATCGGCTTGCTTTAGTCGCACTTCTATCTTTCCTCCTTTGGGTGTAAATTTGACAGCGTTAGAAAGGAGATTCCAAACCACTTGCTGCAAACGAGTAGAGTCGCCCATAACTTCCCCCATAAGGGGTTCAAATACTGTACTTACCTCAATCGACTTTGCTTCTGCTGCTAAACGCATTGTCTGTAGTGCAGACAAT contains:
- a CDS encoding tetratricopeptide repeat protein, whose protein sequence is MLKNKNLMVAAIIGLCLSNGNTAFGKDIRVVLSKIPSSDHAAAANNKNAVANFEQGTNLYKQGDFKGAEAAFRKAIELEPNFAQAYIALANTLDDQGKPQEAIAIYKKAISLDPKNSGAYFNLGLTLARLNQLEAAIAQYKKAITLEPNYADAHYNLGNAFYAQGKLTEAATEYTAAIRLKPNYAPTYTRLGNALYDRGELAEAVTQYKKSISFDPKYAEAHYYLGNALYAIGLPTEAIAEYTVAIRLEPKNPAGYNALGNTLYAQGKLEEAIANYQKAISFDPNYADAHYNLASAFYAQGKLTEAIADYTEAIRLDPKHAQAYTGLGNAMDDQGKPQEAIAHYKKAISLVPNDAFTYYNLGIALGREQQLEEAIVNLKKARELFQAEENKEMVEQVDQLIEKMNIRRIE